Proteins from one Deinococcus actinosclerus genomic window:
- the xylA gene encoding xylose isomerase — MPDFTPTLADRFTFGLWTVGNTGRDPFGEATRPVLRAPYLVEKLAALGAYGVNLHDNDLVPIDATAAQRDALVREFQQALSDHGLVVPMATTNLFSDPAFKDGAFTSADARVRAYALSKTMHAMDLGAELGADTYVLWGGREGTEVDAGGKLLDALGWFRDSLNYLAAYSESQGYGYRFALEPKPNEPRADIFLPTVGSALGFIATLERPELFGLNPEFAHETMAGLSFPHAVAQAIDAGKLFHIDLNDQKMGRFDQDLRFGAENPKGAFFLVQLLEDSGYAGPKHFDAHALRTEDEAGVWAFARGCMRTYLILKDKVQRFAQDAEIQAAIAAYRVQDAELEALTGTFTPENAGALKAHAFDRAALGTRGPGLEALDQLTMELLLGVR; from the coding sequence ATGCCTGACTTCACCCCCACACTCGCAGACCGGTTCACGTTCGGCCTCTGGACGGTCGGCAACACCGGCCGCGACCCGTTCGGCGAGGCGACCCGCCCGGTCCTGAGGGCGCCGTACCTCGTGGAGAAGCTGGCCGCGCTGGGCGCGTACGGCGTGAACCTGCACGACAACGACCTCGTGCCGATCGACGCGACCGCCGCGCAGCGCGACGCCCTGGTGCGCGAGTTCCAGCAGGCGCTCTCCGATCACGGGCTGGTCGTGCCGATGGCGACCACGAACCTGTTCAGCGACCCGGCGTTCAAGGACGGCGCGTTCACGAGCGCCGACGCCCGCGTGCGCGCCTACGCGCTGAGCAAGACCATGCACGCCATGGACCTCGGCGCGGAACTCGGCGCCGACACGTACGTGCTGTGGGGCGGCCGCGAGGGGACCGAGGTGGACGCCGGGGGCAAGCTTCTGGACGCGCTGGGCTGGTTCCGGGACAGCCTGAATTACCTCGCGGCGTATAGCGAGTCGCAGGGCTACGGGTACCGCTTCGCGCTGGAACCCAAACCGAACGAGCCGCGCGCCGACATCTTCCTGCCCACCGTGGGCAGCGCGCTGGGCTTCATCGCCACGCTGGAGCGCCCGGAGTTGTTCGGCCTGAACCCGGAGTTCGCGCACGAGACCATGGCGGGCCTGAGCTTCCCGCACGCCGTCGCGCAGGCCATCGACGCCGGGAAGCTGTTCCACATCGACCTGAACGACCAGAAGATGGGCCGTTTCGACCAGGACCTGCGCTTCGGCGCGGAGAACCCCAAGGGCGCGTTCTTCCTCGTCCAGCTGCTCGAAGACAGCGGGTACGCCGGGCCGAAGCACTTCGACGCGCACGCCCTGCGCACCGAGGACGAGGCGGGGGTGTGGGCCTTCGCGCGCGGCTGCATGCGCACCTACCTGATCCTGAAGGACAAGGTGCAGCGCTTCGCGCAGGACGCCGAGATCCAGGCGGCCATCGCCGCGTACCGCGTGCAGGACGCCGAACTGGAGGCCCTGACCGGCACCTTCACTCCCGAGAACGCCGGGGCGCTGAAGGCCCACGCCTTCGACCGCGCCGCGCTGGGCACGCGCGGGCCCGGCCTGGAGGCGCTGGACCAGTTGACCATGGAACTCCTGCTCGGCGTGCGCTGA
- a CDS encoding aldose epimerase family protein, with product MTTPAVHTRTWGSAPDGQPITQFTLTLPGGVQAHLTDLGATLTSLHVPDRSGTPGEVVLGFDHPEPYLSRDRAPFLGSTVGRFANRIAQARYTLDGQAIHLTPSDGPHALHGGPRGFDLHLWHGHAEVAGEGAQVTFTRTSPHGEEGYPGTLHVQVTYRLTADPSPTLSIEYRATTDAPTHVNLTNHTYWNLSPDAHEGVHAHHLTLPADAFTPTHADGIPTGIMQDVTGTPLDFRTPRTLGDALAEQPGGFDHNLLLRGQPGTLRPAATLHHPASGRTLEIRTTEPALQLYTANFLDGRHTGHAGRVHAPQAAVCLETQHVPDSPNQPQFPTTRLDPGQTFTSRTVHTFRIQ from the coding sequence ATGACCACGCCCGCAGTCCACACCCGCACCTGGGGCTCTGCGCCCGACGGGCAGCCCATCACGCAGTTCACGCTGACGCTGCCCGGCGGCGTGCAGGCCCATCTGACCGACCTGGGCGCCACCCTCACCAGCCTGCACGTCCCCGACCGCAGTGGCACGCCGGGCGAGGTCGTGCTGGGCTTCGACCACCCTGAACCCTACCTGAGCCGCGACAGGGCGCCGTTCCTGGGCAGTACCGTGGGCCGCTTCGCCAACCGCATTGCCCAGGCCCGCTACACGCTGGACGGGCAGGCGATCCACCTGACCCCCAGCGACGGCCCGCACGCCCTGCATGGCGGCCCGCGCGGCTTCGACCTGCACCTCTGGCACGGGCACGCGGAGGTGGCAGGCGAGGGCGCGCAGGTGACGTTTACCCGCACCAGCCCCCACGGCGAGGAGGGGTACCCCGGCACCCTGCACGTGCAGGTCACGTACCGCCTGACCGCCGATCCCTCCCCGACCCTGAGCATCGAGTACCGCGCCACCACCGACGCGCCCACCCACGTCAACCTGACGAACCACACCTACTGGAACCTCAGTCCCGACGCGCACGAGGGTGTTCACGCGCACCACCTCACCCTGCCCGCCGATGCGTTCACGCCCACCCACGCGGACGGCATTCCCACCGGGATCATGCAAGACGTGACCGGCACGCCACTGGACTTCCGCACCCCCCGCACCCTGGGCGACGCGCTGGCCGAGCAGCCCGGCGGCTTCGACCACAACCTGCTGCTGCGCGGGCAGCCCGGCACCCTGCGCCCCGCCGCCACCCTGCACCACCCCGCCAGCGGCCGCACCCTGGAGATCCGCACCACCGAACCCGCCCTCCAGCTGTACACCGCGAACTTCCTGGACGGCCGGCACACCGGGCACGCGGGCCGCGTCCACGCCCCACAGGCCGCCGTGTGCCTGGAAACGCAGCACGTCCCGGACTCGCCCAACCAGCCGCAGTTCCCCACCACCCGCCTCGACCCGGGGCAGACCTTCACGTCCCGCACGGTGCACACCTTCCGAATTCAGTGA
- a CDS encoding molecular chaperone yields MRRLAGLLLALGVAAAQGFSVSPTAFNLNPERTNTAQVRFENPSGGPMTFQVEVRRWGTQGGEHVYEPTRDVIVNPASFTLKRGEAQVIRLGLLKKAGADELTYRVFVQQVPGSDTPSESSSTPDAQMNVRQLVQLSLPVYVTPPGSAPRVAFQVRQSGTQGTLDLVNSGNAHQTYRVLSALIGDRSVNLGSTAVLGRSTLSVPLGELGGARSVTVQFTDASGKVGRETLTLP; encoded by the coding sequence GTGAGGCGCCTCGCGGGTCTGCTGCTGGCGCTGGGCGTGGCCGCCGCCCAGGGCTTCAGCGTGAGTCCCACGGCGTTCAACCTGAACCCGGAGCGGACGAACACGGCGCAGGTGCGCTTTGAGAATCCCTCGGGGGGCCCCATGACCTTTCAGGTGGAGGTGCGCCGCTGGGGAACCCAGGGCGGGGAGCACGTGTACGAACCGACCCGGGACGTGATCGTGAATCCCGCGAGCTTCACGCTGAAACGTGGCGAGGCGCAGGTGATCCGGCTGGGGCTCCTGAAGAAGGCCGGCGCGGACGAGCTGACCTACCGGGTCTTCGTGCAGCAGGTGCCGGGCAGCGACACGCCGTCGGAGTCCAGCAGCACGCCGGACGCCCAGATGAACGTGCGCCAGCTGGTGCAGCTGTCGCTGCCGGTGTACGTCACGCCGCCGGGCAGCGCGCCCCGCGTGGCGTTCCAGGTGCGCCAGTCGGGCACGCAGGGCACGCTCGATCTCGTGAACAGCGGCAACGCCCACCAGACCTACCGGGTCCTGAGCGCCCTGATCGGGGACCGCAGCGTGAACCTGGGCAGCACCGCCGTGCTGGGCCGCAGCACCCTGAGTGTGCCGCTGGGCGAGCTGGGCGGGGCCCGCAGCGTGACCGTGCAGTTCACGGACGCGAGCGGCAAGGTCGGACGTGAGACGCTCACGCTGCCCTGA